A genomic window from Methanobrevibacter ruminantium includes:
- a CDS encoding DUF169 domain-containing protein: MEFNIVKELNGQFDPIVLIKADEKPDDALAPKAGRGGCVMSLVGQTIAKRKVTAFGRENITCGGVSAGFGWGTGFKTDEDRAFQATFLSLGTESAKDKDAFLHRLSFMPKPTQEMFKKGERIFSDFDTAYENIKNRPLYDEGQYVIFKPIELLEEGEIPDSVVFTLNTMELSAILQLNGSFRTESAHIMTPQASACQAIGAFTFEQNGSDDPVPVLSPLDFAARAHMRRLIPDEYMNLSMPWKLFLKLEELSKKSVFQTHFWDDFGNK, encoded by the coding sequence ATGGAATTCAATATTGTAAAGGAATTAAATGGGCAATTTGATCCTATTGTCTTAATTAAAGCTGATGAAAAGCCAGATGATGCGTTGGCTCCTAAAGCAGGTAGAGGCGGTTGTGTAATGTCTCTTGTTGGGCAAACCATTGCTAAGAGAAAAGTCACTGCTTTTGGTCGTGAAAACATAACTTGCGGAGGAGTGTCTGCAGGTTTTGGTTGGGGAACTGGATTCAAGACAGATGAAGACAGAGCATTTCAAGCTACATTTTTATCTTTAGGTACAGAATCAGCTAAAGATAAGGATGCATTTCTTCATAGGTTAAGCTTCATGCCGAAGCCAACTCAGGAAATGTTTAAGAAAGGGGAAAGAATCTTTTCAGATTTTGATACAGCTTATGAAAACATCAAGAACAGGCCTTTATATGATGAAGGACAGTATGTAATCTTCAAGCCGATAGAACTTCTTGAAGAAGGGGAAATTCCAGATTCTGTCGTATTCACATTAAACACTATGGAATTATCTGCAATTCTTCAATTGAACGGTTCATTCAGAACTGAAAGCGCTCATATAATGACTCCTCAGGCATCTGCTTGTCAAGCTATTGGTGCATTCACTTTTGAGCAAAATGGGAGTGATGATCCCGTTCCTGTATTAAGTCCGCTTGACTTTGCAGCAAGAGCTCATATGAGAAGATTGATTCCAGATGAATACATGAACTTGTCCATGCCTTGGAAATTATTCTTGAAATTAGAGGAGCTTAGTAAAAAAAGTGTTTTCCAAACTCATTTCTGGGATGATTTTGGAAATAAATAA
- the hemC gene encoding hydroxymethylbilane synthase: MIVGTRGSKLALVQTDYIRSCLYNITGEEVEKNIIKTKGDKITNSQLYNMDSKGLFTRELDNALLDEEVDFAVHSLKDVPTELNEDLEIVAVPPRESPNEVLISNYSWSELEEGSTLGTSSLRREAFCKLHDKDFELKPIRGNVETRIKKVMDGEVDATIMAEAGLNRLGLQEYIKTKFPTDYIMPAAGQGALAVITRKDSEFKETIAKLNHYFSFQEVLAEKTILEEIGVGCQWPIGAIAGIKDKKLELNSILLDKNGEILYQETIRGSIREAEEMGRKIGKNMLEFL, translated from the coding sequence ATGATTGTTGGAACTAGAGGAAGTAAACTTGCACTTGTACAGACAGACTACATCAGAAGCTGTTTATACAATATCACTGGAGAAGAAGTAGAAAAGAATATCATAAAGACCAAAGGGGACAAAATTACAAATTCCCAGTTATATAATATGGATTCTAAAGGACTTTTTACAAGAGAACTTGACAATGCACTCCTTGATGAGGAAGTGGATTTTGCAGTTCACAGCCTAAAGGATGTGCCTACCGAATTAAATGAGGATCTTGAAATTGTTGCAGTTCCTCCAAGGGAAAGTCCTAACGAAGTGCTTATTTCAAACTACAGCTGGAGCGAACTTGAGGAAGGTTCCACACTTGGAACAAGCAGCTTAAGGAGAGAAGCATTCTGCAAGCTCCATGACAAGGACTTTGAATTGAAACCAATCAGAGGAAATGTCGAAACAAGAATCAAAAAGGTCATGGATGGAGAAGTTGATGCAACAATCATGGCAGAAGCAGGATTGAATAGATTAGGCCTTCAAGAATACATTAAAACAAAGTTCCCAACAGATTATATAATGCCTGCAGCAGGCCAAGGCGCTTTAGCAGTGATAACTAGAAAAGACAGTGAATTTAAAGAGACAATAGCTAAATTAAACCATTATTTCTCATTCCAGGAAGTGCTTGCTGAAAAGACTATCCTTGAAGAGATAGGTGTAGGTTGCCAATGGCCAATTGGAGCAATAGCTGGAATAAAAGACAAGAAGCTAGAGCTTAATTCCATCTTGCTTGATAAGAATGGGGAGATCCTATATCAAGAGACAATTAGAGGAAGCATAAGGGAAGCTGAGGAAATGGGAAGGAAAATAGGCAAAAACATGCTTGAATTCCTTTAA
- a CDS encoding orotate phosphoribosyltransferase-like protein, with product MNQDLINRAQELRNHGFTTGEIADELNVSMDTAQWLTLQRKEEPAQTEAPVDIAINWNSLGGSASRLRYVAAALSDIALKHGEIDLVVGIATSGVPFATMMADVIEELTGTTTCISIFHPKKHRTNPANSDEGAISSNFGTVEGKRIVIVDDVTTSGDTITDVIKVVKDHGGNPIVVTVLIDKSGLEEVDGVPIESLIKVSQLR from the coding sequence ATGAACCAAGATCTTATTAACAGAGCTCAGGAACTTAGAAACCATGGATTCACAACTGGTGAAATAGCTGATGAGCTTAATGTATCAATGGATACTGCACAATGGTTAACATTACAAAGAAAAGAAGAGCCTGCACAAACAGAAGCACCTGTTGACATTGCAATTAACTGGAACAGTTTAGGAGGTAGTGCAAGCAGACTCAGATACGTTGCAGCAGCTTTAAGTGACATTGCATTGAAACATGGTGAAATTGACCTTGTTGTAGGAATTGCAACCAGTGGAGTTCCATTTGCAACCATGATGGCTGACGTAATTGAAGAATTGACTGGAACCACAACATGCATATCTATTTTCCACCCTAAAAAACACAGAACCAACCCAGCTAACAGCGATGAAGGGGCTATAAGCAGCAACTTTGGTACTGTAGAAGGTAAAAGAATAGTTATTGTTGATGACGTAACTACCAGTGGTGACACAATTACTGATGTAATTAAAGTAGTTAAAGACCATGGTGGAAATCCAATTGTAGTAACTGTTTTAATCGATAAATCAGGACTCGAAGAAGTGGATGGAGTCCCAATCGAATCATTAATTAAAGTAAGTCAATTAAGATAA
- a CDS encoding Gfo/Idh/MocA family protein has protein sequence MRTINVGVIGVGAMGYNHARVYSKLENANLVAVADVVKPTLDKVVKKYKTKGYSEIEDLLKDPEIEAVSVCVPTTFHHEVVMEAIKHGKHVLVEKPIAFTAEEAEEMIKAAKEAGVKLATGHVERFNPAVQKAKELIENEVIGDLVTISAKRVGPFPPRIKDVGVAIDLAIHDLDVMNFLIEAPVKQVYATMSSILDQSDFEDHAEIMISFDEDITGILEVNWLTPYKRRQIEITGTDGIITIDYIDQSIEVYGKFAQDIQIKPAEPLSEELNSFLCKIEADEEPEITGEDGLKALKMVLAANKSSKEHSPINFR, from the coding sequence TTGAGAACTATAAATGTTGGAGTTATAGGTGTAGGTGCAATGGGATATAACCATGCACGTGTATATTCGAAATTGGAAAATGCCAATCTCGTGGCAGTGGCTGATGTAGTAAAGCCAACCTTAGATAAAGTTGTAAAAAAATATAAGACAAAAGGTTACTCTGAAATCGAAGACTTATTGAAAGACCCTGAAATTGAAGCAGTAAGTGTTTGTGTACCAACAACCTTCCACCACGAAGTTGTTATGGAAGCCATTAAACATGGAAAACACGTTTTAGTAGAAAAACCAATCGCTTTTACTGCTGAAGAAGCTGAAGAAATGATTAAAGCTGCAAAAGAAGCAGGTGTAAAGCTTGCAACAGGGCATGTGGAAAGATTCAATCCTGCAGTGCAAAAAGCTAAGGAACTCATTGAAAATGAAGTTATCGGTGACTTAGTAACAATTTCAGCTAAAAGAGTAGGTCCTTTCCCACCAAGAATCAAGGATGTGGGAGTGGCTATTGACCTTGCAATTCACGATTTAGATGTAATGAACTTCTTGATTGAAGCACCTGTAAAACAAGTTTATGCTACTATGAGCAGCATTTTAGATCAATCTGACTTTGAAGACCATGCAGAAATCATGATTAGCTTTGATGAAGATATTACAGGCATTTTAGAAGTAAACTGGTTAACTCCATACAAACGTAGACAAATCGAAATTACCGGTACTGATGGAATAATCACCATTGACTACATTGACCAAAGCATTGAAGTTTATGGTAAATTTGCTCAAGACATTCAAATCAAACCAGCAGAGCCATTAAGTGAAGAATTGAATTCATTCCTATGTAAAATCGAAGCGGATGAAGAACCTGAAATTACTGGTGAAGATGGGCTTAAAGCTCTTAAGATGGTTCTTGCAGCAAACAAGTCATCTAAAGAACACAGTCCAATCAATTTTAGATAA
- a CDS encoding protein-ADP-ribose hydrolase, which yields MKEFDKNIEIDFLINELISTNERIDNNMEIPNDYEEKRKLLRALMNTKTPVHLSDKFYEIKDKILSEETSNKDLVSCMDINPISQNHDEIESKIALWQGDITCLKVDAIVNAANGQMLGCFIPLHNCIDNQIHSAAGFQLRMDCYKIMQEQGHEEPNGNAKITSAYNLPSKYVIHTVGPAITYGQEPNEREINELESCYESCLELAEENGLKSIAFCSISTGVFNFPKDQASKLAIETVRNYLMNNPNTSIERIIFNTFSDEATEIYRRNLE from the coding sequence ATGAAAGAATTTGATAAAAACATTGAAATAGATTTTCTCATAAATGAATTGATTTCCACCAATGAAAGAATAGACAATAATATGGAAATCCCTAATGACTATGAAGAAAAGAGAAAATTGCTTAGAGCATTGATGAATACAAAAACCCCAGTTCATTTAAGTGATAAATTCTATGAGATTAAAGACAAGATTCTCAGTGAAGAAACAAGCAATAAGGATTTGGTTTCATGTATGGACATAAATCCGATTAGCCAGAATCATGATGAAATAGAGTCAAAGATAGCATTGTGGCAAGGAGACATAACTTGCCTTAAGGTGGATGCAATTGTAAATGCAGCTAATGGTCAAATGTTAGGATGCTTCATTCCACTGCACAATTGCATTGACAATCAGATTCATTCAGCTGCAGGATTCCAGTTAAGAATGGACTGCTATAAAATCATGCAAGAACAAGGCCATGAAGAGCCAAATGGAAATGCAAAAATCACCTCTGCGTATAACCTTCCTTCAAAATATGTCATCCATACTGTAGGGCCTGCAATTACCTATGGACAGGAACCTAATGAAAGGGAAATAAATGAGCTTGAAAGCTGTTATGAATCTTGTTTAGAACTTGCAGAGGAAAATGGGCTAAAATCAATAGCTTTTTGTTCTATATCCACAGGAGTATTCAACTTTCCAAAAGACCAAGCATCCAAATTAGCTATTGAAACTGTAAGGAACTATCTGATGAACAATCCAAATACAAGCATTGAAAGGATAATCTTCAATACATTTTCAGATGAAGCTACAGAAATCTACAGAAGAAATCTAGAATAG
- the cfbE gene encoding coenzyme F430 synthase, translated as MNVFLVDLTHGGVKISSELAKSGIYENVFAYDLYNTLKSEDENLLLTYDVNIIKDLDSFKNQLKLNSIKRIEEKAREKSEEEEIEEIEKKDLIINPIHSSLNIYELLIEIADMIGSDKDSVLNQYDIINHHQATELVLSLWKEETTDQNIKTIEITGVKGKTSVSFLLKEIFLENNKDTLLLSSLGAYLFRKNNDNEQKLILQKDISITPANIINTIQLAKKIANPKCSTFPICDKNRDLEERMEESEIQEDFNENPYADLNYEMAIFENSLGICGLADIGILTNLVENYSIAKGQSDARNAKRQVFKSPSVVIEYETLSEFYPNEKEEYEEKINSFSLTDTDANVYCESIDYDIENTSSRIIYHDLKTIDRKLINGKLDVDCFAPGPHHILNVLAASTTALALGIDEETVQNALSNFKGIDGRTNVREIDAEKGLRIIEEINPGINTKAIESSINMIKNIDDYYIIIGGKYGVTCEEIDEEKLSEFLHEYLKNNPNTNLILTDEVGKSLENKINALNENKFKIEFIEDYQEAQNQAIANNKNILFIYRSNYSQVSKR; from the coding sequence ATGAATGTTTTTTTAGTTGATTTGACCCATGGAGGAGTCAAGATATCCTCAGAACTTGCCAAATCAGGAATTTATGAAAATGTATTTGCATATGACTTATACAATACATTGAAAAGTGAAGATGAAAATCTCTTACTCACTTATGATGTAAACATAATAAAAGATTTGGACTCATTTAAAAATCAGCTAAAATTAAATTCCATTAAAAGGATTGAAGAAAAAGCTAGAGAAAAGAGTGAAGAAGAAGAGATAGAAGAAATAGAAAAAAAAGATCTGATAATCAATCCAATTCACTCCTCATTAAACATTTATGAATTATTGATTGAAATAGCAGATATGATTGGCTCAGATAAGGACAGCGTATTGAATCAATATGATATTATCAACCATCATCAAGCTACAGAACTTGTTTTATCCCTCTGGAAAGAGGAAACAACTGATCAGAATATAAAGACAATAGAAATAACTGGTGTTAAAGGAAAAACAAGTGTTTCATTCCTCTTAAAGGAAATATTTTTAGAAAACAACAAAGACACATTGTTATTATCCAGTTTAGGAGCTTATCTATTTAGAAAAAATAATGATAATGAGCAAAAGCTTATTTTACAAAAGGATATAAGCATTACCCCTGCAAATATCATAAACACCATCCAACTGGCTAAAAAGATAGCAAACCCTAAATGCAGCACATTTCCAATATGCGATAAGAATCGGGATTTAGAGGAAAGGATGGAAGAAAGTGAGATTCAGGAAGACTTTAATGAAAATCCATATGCTGATTTGAATTATGAAATGGCTATTTTTGAAAATTCATTAGGAATTTGCGGTTTGGCAGACATTGGAATCTTAACTAACCTGGTTGAAAACTATTCCATCGCAAAAGGCCAATCAGATGCAAGAAACGCTAAAAGGCAAGTCTTCAAATCCCCATCAGTTGTGATTGAATACGAAACCTTGAGTGAATTCTATCCAAATGAAAAAGAGGAATATGAAGAGAAAATAAATAGCTTTTCCTTAACTGACACAGATGCAAATGTCTACTGCGAATCCATTGATTATGATATCGAAAACACAAGTTCCAGAATAATTTATCATGACTTGAAAACTATTGATAGAAAATTAATTAATGGTAAACTTGATGTAGATTGCTTTGCACCAGGACCCCATCATATTCTAAACGTTTTAGCAGCTTCAACAACTGCACTTGCATTAGGCATAGACGAGGAAACCGTTCAAAATGCTTTATCAAACTTTAAAGGAATCGATGGGAGAACAAATGTGAGAGAAATCGATGCTGAAAAGGGCTTAAGGATAATTGAAGAGATCAATCCAGGAATCAATACAAAAGCTATCGAAAGTTCAATAAACATGATAAAGAACATTGACGATTATTATATAATAATTGGCGGAAAGTATGGAGTTACATGTGAAGAGATAGATGAAGAGAAGCTATCAGAATTTTTACATGAATACTTGAAAAATAATCCAAATACCAATTTAATTTTAACTGACGAAGTTGGGAAGAGTTTAGAGAATAAAATCAATGCATTGAATGAAAATAAGTTCAAAATAGAATTTATTGAAGATTATCAAGAAGCTCAAAATCAAGCAATAGCGAATAATAAAAATATCCTATTCATCTATAGATCTAATTATTCACAAGTTTCTAAACGATAA